The Glycine max cultivar Williams 82 chromosome 12, Glycine_max_v4.0, whole genome shotgun sequence genome window below encodes:
- the LOC100803836 gene encoding uncharacterized protein, with amino-acid sequence MADQPKFHPALTITNVKSLIPITLDAEHGMYHSWAALFKVPIRVHDLHHHIISPTEAHEVAAYAASKAVDPALWKRLDAAVLQWIYGTISTDLLHAILLKDDTAQGAWARLESMFQDNKASRATHLEEELADLNFENFSSIDSYCNHIKSLVDQLADVDAPLTNTADWFSNSRQGYLRPMPGR; translated from the coding sequence ATGGCCGATCAACCCAAATTCCATCCTGCTTTGACTATCACCAATGTTAAGTCCCTCATTCCCATAACGTTGGATGCGGAGCATGGCATGTATCACTCTTGGGCGGCTTTATTCAAGGTCCCTATTAGGGTTCATGATTTACATCACCACATCATCTCTCCTACGGAGGCACATGAGGTAGCCGCCTATGCCGCATCCAAAGCCGTAGACCCTGCTCTATGGAAGCGACTCGATGCCGCGGTGCTTCAATGGATATACGGGACTATATCCACCGATCTCCTTCACGCTATCTTGCTTAAAGATGACACAGCTCAAGGGGCGTGGGCTCGTCTCGAATCTATGTTTCAGGACAACAAGGCTTCTCGGGCTACTCATCTTGAAGAGGAACTTGCGGACCttaattttgagaatttttcgTCGATTGATAGCTATTGTAATCACATCAAGTCGTTGGTTGATCAACTTGCCGATGTTGATGCCCCTCTCACCAACACAGCAGATTGGTTCTCAAACTCACGACAAGGCTACCTGAGGCCTATGCCGGGACGGTAG
- the LOC121173203 gene encoding uncharacterized mitochondrial protein AtMg00810-like, whose product MTTTTISPLPKDPASAIRDPNWKNAMLDEFNALVSNKTWVLVPRPPDVNVIRSMCIFCHKRKSNGSFEWHKARLVGDGKTQQSGVDYDETFSPVVKPATIRSVLSIAVSKSWHIHQLDVKNAFLHGYLNETIYMHQPMGFRDKGRPDHVCLLKKSLYGLKQAPRAWYQHFAYFVATIGFSHSKSDHSLFTYSQGLDMAYILLYVDDIILTASLDRLRKHFMALLGAEFAMKDLGPLSFFLGIVVSRDANDMFLSQKQYATEIIDRAGMANCSSCPIPVDTKPKLSASNDSPYEDPRKYHSLAGALQYLTFTRPDISYVVQQICLHMHDPRNEHMSVIKFILHYLQGTLSYGLHLYKSSFNKLISYTDAGRRGCPNTRRSTSGYCVFLGDNLISWSSKRQPTLSRSSAETEY is encoded by the coding sequence ATGACTACCACTACTATATCTCCCTTACCCAAAGATCCAGCTAGTGCTATTCGTGACCCGAATTGGAAAAATGCAATGTTAGATGAATTTAATGCTCTTGTTTCTAATAAAACATGGGTATTGGTACCTAGGCCACCAGATGTGAATGTAATCAGGTCTATGTGTATTTTTTGCCATAAACGAAAATCTAATGGTTCTTTTGAGTGGCATAAAGCTCGTCTTGTAGGTGATGGGAAAACACAGCAGTCAGGTGTTGATTATGATGAGACCTTTAGTCCGGTTGTCAAACCGGCTACTATTCGTTCTGTTCTTAGCATTGCTGTTTCTAAATCTTGGCATATTCACCAATTAGATGTCAAGAATGCTTTCTTACATGGCTATCTCAATGAGACAATTTATATGCATCAGCCCATGGGTTTCCGCGACAAAGGTCGCCCGGATCATGTGTGTTTACTAAAGAAATCTCTCTATGGCCTTAAACAGGCTCCGCGGGCCTGGTATCAGCATTTTGCATATTTTGTTGCCACCATTGGTTTTTCTCACAGTAAATCTGATCACTCATTATTTACTTACAGTCAGGGCTTGGATATggcatatattttgttatatgttgatgatattattcttACAGCTTCATTAGATCGATTGAGAAAGCATTTTATGGCTCTCTTGGGTGCCGAGTTTGCTATGAAGGATCTAGGTCCTCTAAGCTTCTTTTTGGGGATTGTTGTGTCCCGCGATGCTAATGATATGTTCTTATCTCAGAAACAGTACGCCACAGAGATCATTGATAGAGCTGGTATGGCTAATTGCAGCTCTTGTCCCATTCCTGTTGACACCAAACCAAAACTTAGTGCATCGAATGATTCACCTTATGAGGATCCTAGGAAGTACCACAGTCTGGCTGGTGCCTTACAATATCTTACCTTTACTAGACCTGACATCTCTTATGTAGTTCAACAAATCTGCCTTCACATGCATGATCCTAGAAACGAGCATATGAGTGTTATTAAGTTTATTTTGCACTATTTGCAGGGTACTTTGTCTTATGGTCTACACTTGTATAAATCCTCTTTCAACAAGCTCATTTCTTATACTGATGCTGGCAGGCGAGGATGCCCGAATACTAGACGTTCTACTTCCGGATATTGTGTTTTTCTAGGTGACAACTTGATATCATGGTCGTCCAAAAGACAACCAACTTTGTCACGTTCCAGTGCTGAGACTGAATATTGA